A window of Zonotrichia leucophrys gambelii isolate GWCS_2022_RI chromosome 6, RI_Zleu_2.0, whole genome shotgun sequence genomic DNA:
agctggagagcagccccgtggaaagggacctgggggccCTGGTCAGTGGGAAGTTGACCATGAGCCAGCAGGAATCTgtgtcagaggaggtttaggctggatgtTGGGAAGAGgattttcacccagagggtggccaggcactggaacagaggagtggtcacagcaccaagcctgccaGAGTTCAATAcgtgtttggacaatgctctcaggcacacggtgtgattcttggggctgtcctgtgcagggccaggagctggactcgatgatcttcagaggtcccttccagctgaggatattctatgattctattacATCATGCTTCAGGAGAGAAAAACCCCtttacacattttaaattattgttcCTGTAGAACTTACAATCTTTCTTTAAAGTCTAGTTCACACAACATTACTGCATTATTGGACATGTCACTGAATTAAATATGACTACAGAATTCAATTACCATCAATGGGATCATGAAATACGTTATTTTCATCTGCAAAACTTCTGGTGCCTGAAATATTCCCATAATCAAATATTGGTCCTTCCAACAGGGTCACGATATCTATTCGATTAATTTTTGTCAATACAGAAGTTAAGgcatcagctgaaaaaaaaaaaagcaaaacacatcaGAAAAAGGTTCAGCATTGCAGAACTGTGTGATCATTTTTCTCAATTACATTCAAACTGCATTACTTACAAATTACTGTCATGTCCCAATGCCTTTGGTTCTAGCAAAGCCCAGCATTTGCCTGAGCAGTCATTCAGCTGCCTACTTATTCAACATACACATCTATTATGAGTCTACACTTTCTCCAAGTATAATTACATTACAACACAAAAGGCACAAAGAATAAGGTCAGATAGTTCTTAAAGAACATATTTACTTACTACTGacacaaaatattcttttactGGAGTGTAAAGGGAGAGTAAAAATCCTTTTACCATTCTGTTTTGAGGCAGAATATGCAGTCATGTAGGTAATAATGCATATAAGGCTATTCATGCAGTACATCATGAAATCTCATTTACAGTAATCCTGTTGTGAGAGCACAGTAATACTGGAAATCACTTCTACAGTGAAAGAGATCAAAGGAGACTCAAATGGTGTGTAGGAGTTGGTGGATCAGAGAAGGGTAACGAACACCATTCACACCTCACAAAAATCAACCCCTCTCTTTCAATTTGAGCAATTCAAGTGAAATGTACAGATGATAAACTCATAATCATCAGCACAGAATCAGCGTCTCCATCACTCCTCATAGGAGGAGTTTAGTCTTTTCCTATGACCTGCAAATTAGTGAGACTACCTAAACTTTCCAGGCAGTCATTTCCATGTTCTACATTCCTTGCTATTGGAAAGTTTTGCCTTTTATTGTCTTTACTGGAGCTCAAGTTCATTACCTGTTCTATCAGTTATGGATGTGGAGAACAGATCATTTCCTTCTGCATATATAGTGAATAAATATGACATATTTCTGACTCCTGGTAAAAATGCACCTGAAACTTCTTTTTTCATTGATGGTTTGTGAAGGACATTCATAATGTTTTCTTCAACTTGGCAACAACTGAAATGGGCTATAACTTATAAACAACAAAAGTAACTACTTGAACTTACTTGTAGCATTTTTCCCATCTCTGGTAAcccatttttttaataacatgaAGCTTTGAGCAATAAGAGAATTCGGGTTTTCTACTCGGATTTGATTTATTTCATCCACAGAAAAATTCAGTTCTCTTGCCAGTTctataaagacaaaaaaagcaagcgagaaaagaaaacaaacccaaaaacaccaaagaaagcaaaaatcccTCAATTGTGTTGTCAAGCTTAAAAAAACTAACTTTCATAAAAACTAACATAGGTCACAGAGACATCAACAAAACTCCCTGACACAAACTTTACAGATAACAATGAACATGGCATTATATCCCCATACTTCCTAAGCCTCTCAGCTCCTTGGGAGAACATCCCGACAGGAAAGCCATTCAGctattttctctttgatttaCCGAAAGATCAAGGAATAATTTCCTATTAGGCATCTTTGCCCAGCAACACATTGCACATTTTGGGAAGCTGTGAATTTGGCAGAGCCTGATGCAGTCTTGCTGCGTCTTTTGGTAAAAGAATACCTAAACACATGCAATAGCAAAGACAGATTTCAATATCAAAGCAGAAAAGCTTACCTGTCCAGCTAAGTCCTAGGTGATCAGCTACAATTGCCATCCTTATATCTGTCCGTTCACATGGACTCTGTGGACCTGTGATTTACAATTTCTCAATTAAAAAGGTTTTGCACAGAAAACCACAATACCGGATAATagtttataataaataatagcTTTAATTGACTAAGTTGACAGTGCTTATATTGTTTACTAGAATGGTTGTGTGACCTAATAAcctacaaaacaaaattttttcaCAACTTTTAGATTTTCACCTGTGTAAAGCCAAAATGTAAAACTACATGATGTCGTGTAATGAAACCAAACATGCTGACAATCTATCTGTTAGACTGTAGACAAGTTGTTGAATTACTGGTGAAAACCACCAAGGCCAGATTATTGTCTATTTTCTCTACTTTGACAGAACAAATATACTGTCACAAAAGACATCTTTCAATTTCTGAGTTACATCAATTTCTGAGTTACATGAATGTAGCTTTGGCATGCTTCACTAGCTTTCTACAGTACAGAATTTgtttgaaggaagaaaaaagagaataagaCAGCACATACAGATGACAATGACAGAATGAAAACTACAGTTAAGTCACTCCACAGGCAATCACAACAGTTCATGCACTAGGATCAACAAGTTGAAAGTTTTACAAACTAGGCTTGATCTCCACGAGGTGAGCCATGAGAGCTCCAGAAACCTGACTGCCTTCATTCTCACCAGTCCTCTtactcctcctcctctcacTGTCGGCCTTTTCACTCTTTGATTTTATAGATGCTGCCTCTGTTCTCATGTCTCTAGCAGACTTCGGTGTAATGGAAGGCAGGTAAACTTGAGTAGCTTCTGATAAGGATGTGTTCCTTGATGTACTGTCTTCTTCATCATCAGAGACCTCTGACTGcatctttttctcttcatcaGAAAGACGATCCACAAGCTTTAATGTCTCACCACTAATTCCCTTAAAATATTCAATAGAATGTTTACATACCTCCCTaagctgatttttctttactttaaCTGTTGTCATGGTGACGGAGGTAGATCTTACCTTTACTGGTAATTTAGAAGgaagttgttttggtttttctttctctacctGCTCTTGttttggcagggctggagtTCTTCTAGCTACATTACTCCTATGTGTGTTTTTTACAGGAATCCTAGACCTTGCTTCTAGACAGGGagaagaattattttgttttgctttgtcgGGCTTACTAGCCTCTTTCGCTTTACTCCCTGTATTGCTTTGGAGATTATTTTGGGAAAAGACTTGTTTTACTGAGCTGGCCTTTACAGGAAGCTTTGATTTTCCTCTAGCTCCTACCAACTCTGTTGACTTTTGCTGCTCTCCGTGTGGCTTTTGCTTATCTCTTACTCTGTGTCCTTGTGTTGTCCCTGTACCTTTTCCTGAAGTGCTTTTCGCTTGATTAGCTTTCTGGAGGGAACATTTCGGTTCCAAATGTTCTTTTAGCACTACATTACAGGGAATATCATCTGTAGGGACAGCAGATGAATCCaaattgttgttgttattaaaattatcttttggaaaatcagtgttttctgtttgcCTACAGCTCGTCTGGCTAGAAGCTGAACTCGCAATCACTTCTACAGTTTCATTTTCTAATCCCTCACCACTTGGCATCACAGCTTCTATCTTATCTGTCACTTCTCCAGGGCCATCTTTCTTCAGAGTCATGGTGGaagcagaaattcccattttaattGGTGTGCGCAATTTGGGATCAACTTTGGAAGCGTTTACTGCTGCCGATGATTTCTCCAGGGAGTTACTACCAAGTGTTTGTTCCATGCAATCTCCACTGGCCTGGATGCCGGGCTTATTTTCAACTGCTGTTGTTTCTACTGGTCTCTCTAGGGTTGTTTCTACagtgctgtcccctgcctgtggctgtgtgATGGCAGTGACTGTACTTTTATCCCCTTCCCCCTTGTCCCCTGACTTCCCTTCAGAAGTATGCTCACCAATCTGAAAAAATTGGAGTCTTTCTTCAACAAAATCCCTCTTGCTCATGTCAATTGCACCACTGCGAGTCATCTCAAACATCTTCCCCTCATGAAATGGGAAGGGGTTGGGCTCGCTAGTTGGCGTACTCTCATCTGTTGGAGTTCTGGCTGGTGTGGTGTCAGGTGTTGTTGCTTGAGATCTGTCTTCCACTGCCAGACCAAATGGCTTAGCCTCATCCTCCCTCGATTTAGTCTCAAACACTTCATCGTCACCTCGGTTATTCGACCACGGGTCAAAATCTAGACTCTTGGTGGCCACAGTTTTGAAGGGTGTCGCGAATTCTTCGTCTACTTTGTAACTGAAATACGAGTCAGGAAATACAGTCCTGTCAGGGTGTCTGccttccaaagagaaaaactgtGCCCCTGACTTCTTATCGCTCTTATCTCCAGCTTTGTCAGAAGATGGACCTTTGGAAGGTGTCTTGTCTTCTTCAGGGCCTACCTTGCCTTCCTCCTCAATGACTTCAAGCTTACTCTGGCTAAAGCAGCGATCAGTCTGCTTTAGAATGCCTTCTGTAGTCCATACGTCCTTTTTGGTTTCAACTGCCGGACCTGCAAGTTTAGAATCACTCTCAGTTAAACCATCATCTTCATCTTGCAAATCATAACCGTCCAGAGAGTCAATCTCTGTCGCATCGGTATCATGGGAGAATTCTGCAGTGGTTGCTATGGAACACTCTGTGACAGACTGGTCATTGTTACTCCCATTTTGCACTACATCATTCTGGGGTGAATCAACCCCATTGTCAAACTCATTGGGTTTCCCAGAAGTGGGATGTCCTAACTCTTTCTGTTTCTCAATCTTTTCAGGGGCTTTGGGTTTTGAGGTCTCTTTGTGGTCATCTTCCAGCTCTTTCAGTTTGAACGTATACTTTTTAAGCGGAACGGGCTGATAGAGGGATTCATCATCACTGGAGTCACTGACATCTGCTCCCGGTGGCACAGGAGAAGGTGGCTGCACTCTGATGACAGGTTCAGCCAGCTGGCACTTGTCGTGTTCATCTTGCAAGTTCACTTCAGTCATCTCCATCTCACTCTCAGTGGAATAATGAGGCTTCTTTTCTGATTCACCTTGATCTGCATCCAgtggtggaggaggagggaattCAATATAGGCAACTCTGTTACCTTTGGGTCTTTTGTTAGAGTCCTTATTTATGAGATTAGGTAATGTTTTGTCAATCTGTGGTTCCTCAACCTCTGCCTGTTTCACAGATGTTGTCTTAgcctctgcttcctcctctgaCTCCTCAGACACCTCAGGAATAGGGCTGGGCTTGCCTGGGATATAAGCTATTAGTGAGTCAGGTGTTTTAGATGTAAACTCGTAACTCACTTCCTCTGAACTCGGTGTTTCTGGTGTTAAAGGGCTTTTACCAGAGCTGTCTATAAAGGACACTTGTTCTAGCGTGTCATCCTCTGGACTACCTTGTGGAGAAGGAGGCTGTTTCTGCTGCCTAGCTGTGTAAAATGTCCCCCTCGTCTCTTGTACTGTCTTACTTTCCTGActgacaatttttttaatactacCTTGTTGCACCTCTTTCTCATATTGCTTTCCTACTTGAACAAAACTGACATAAACAGGTAAAgtcttaatttcttttactCCCTCAGTGCTCACTAGCGGTGCAACTTTATTCAAGTAATCACTGGCACCGGGGTCAGCTATGTCACTTGAAGGAAATTCCTTTCCTGGGCTACATTCTAAAGAATCTGGTGATTTGCTAGGGGATAGCTCTGTTTCCTCAGCAGGAGGACTTAGACCTATTGAGCTCTGCTGCTTGGTAACCTTTCTGATTTCTGAATGCTTTACTTTTTCATCTTCCACATAATCAATCTGCCTTTCAACTTTCTCCTGAATCACAGCTGATTGGGATACTTTAGCTGAAAGTTCATAGACACCATCAAGCATGGCTCTCTTCTCCTCAACAATTCTGACTGGGATATGGGACACAgcaatttcttctttccttttggaTACTTTATCAGCCACTTCACCATTACGTTCCCCCTCCCTGACAACAAATTCTCTGTATAAAACCCTTTTTGAGGGGGATTTTACAGTCAGTTCCTTCACTTCTTCCGAATGGATTCCATTTGAGGCCACTTTGTGCTCTGTCACAGTGATAAATTCACTTTTTTGGTCAGTTTTAGATTCAGCATGATCAACATGGTTTTCTTTTACTGTATCTGGAACCAGCACATGTgaaagcttttccttctgcGTTTTATGGTTAGAAGTTCCAGGACTTTCCCACGTCCTATAGATTTTTTTGTCCCAGTGTCCCTTCGCCGTTGAGTCTGAGCCATACACCAGGTCTTTTGCCCGTGGTTCTGAAATGCATTCTGCCACGCCTTTCCTCATCTCAGTTCTTTGTGTGTCTGAAGCACGAGAGTCTTCCACAGCTTTCCCTTTACCTGGAACAAGGTCTTCCTGTATTTTCACCTCTTTCTGTAAAGCTGTGCTCCCATCAATGACCTCTATTTGCTTTGCGTGCTTCTCTCTTGAATAGGACTGATACACTGGTAACTTACtttcttgcaatttttttaCTGGAATTTTGGACTGACCATCcagctttttctcttcttgagTTACGTCCTTACTTCTGGGACTTATACCTTGCTCAAATTTAAGCCTAATGGAACTGAGCTTTGATTGCTTCAGCTGAAATCCAGTCTCAGGCACTCCAGTCTGCTGAGCGCTTCCTTTGTGTTCCATAGTTCGTTTAGAGTCCTCTGCAGGTTGCACATATATCCTTTTTTCAGGACTGCTGGGCAAACTGGATGCTTTCCTTTCATCCACCTTGGGAAAGCACTTCCCATCGTGTGCATACTGCTTCACCTTACTCCAATCATCCCCAGATGATGGCAATTCAGAGAGCAGAACCTTctcggggctgctgctggcagagctctggctaGAATGTATTTCCTTGCCATTTTTtttatgctgctttttctctggAGACTGTAGCTCATCATTCAACTTCTCTGTTTTATCCCGAAAAAACTGGGATACTTCAGTcagtttttcttctgcctctttAACAGTCCTGTCCACCCTGTCTTCATATATCAACTTTTCTCTACCTCTGTCTAATCTGTCCTCAGTAAAGCGCATCCACATTGCATGTTTGTGACTACTAACATCTCCAGTGTAGTGTAACACTGTCACTTTATCATAATGATCCTCCTTAGACATTTTACCTACACCATTTTCAGATACATCTTTATAGATTTTGGAGATAATCTCTTTTTTGGGGGCAGTAGCTACTTTTTCTCTGCATCGTTTATCAGTCCCCTGTAACTCTACACTAAGGGGTAGAGCATGGTCAGTAACTGACTCCTCAGTATCAGAATGAGACACATCTAGCTTTTCTGAAAGAAGCATTTTCTCAGCAAACCTGTAAGACTCCCCTCTTAGTTCTGACAACTCATCATCATGGTATTCTACTGAGTGCTGACTCAAAAGCTTCAGTGTTTTGTAAGAGTCATCAGACATGAGTTGAGCAGAACTAGGGCGACTGTCTTCTTCCTGGGACACGGGAGTGTTAACTCTAGAGGATTCCAGATAAGAAGGAAGTGACTCTTCGGCCGTGAGCTCCTCTTCTTCTTGCTGACCTTGTTCGTCTGAACAAGGAAAAGCATCATGTTTTTCCAACTCTTTTAAGTTAATATCTCCCCGAGGTAAGTCTTTCTGATATAcatacatttctttttctggatgcttttttgtttctctaatAATGACTTCAGTAGGTTCAGCCTGATTACCTTGTTCAATATGGACCTCTATTATTCGCTCCAGTTTGGGTTTCATTTTGCTGTCCTTCTCTGCATGTTGTGGTGAAGTTTCAGCAGACTTGCTAACATCGGGCGTTACTGATGATTTATGTTCAAACAGACCTGCCAGTTCTTTGGAAGGGTCACGTCCAGACTGAAAGGCTTTCATTATGTCATGAACAGACATTGTTTCCTCAATTCTTTCAGAGGTGCTTTCTGTGCACGGAGGTTTATGATAAACCATCCTAGTTGTTGTAGTGATATGAGTTTCTTCTTTTACTCGGACACCTTTACCAAGGACGCACTTATGGTCGTCCTCTTCACTGCCACTGGCTTTCATTTGAAAAGCTTTAACCTTCTCTTTAATGGACCCAGAAGGTTTTTGCTCCAGCTCCATAAATGTAGGGGAAGGTTTTGAAGCTGGTAGCTCCTCTGCCTTCTGCTCTGGAATATCTTCCGAAGATGGTTCGTAGCTGCGGATGACGTGAACTACTTCAGTTCTTGTTTCTGTAATGACAGGAGGGATGGGCACATCATGGAAAAGTGGTTTTGGCCCTGTGCTTTCAGCACTTTGTGGGGCAGAAGGTGTCTTTTCGCTCCTCGTTTCAAAGCCACTGTCAGACAAGGGACTTTTATCTTGATCATGTTGAGAAAAGTCATCTGGAGACTCCAAAATAGTGTCTGTTCCAAAAAAGGAGTCTGCAATTTTACATAACTCCTTTTCCGATGTTGAAGGCCTCATGGAGGCTGGAGGCATTTTAAGTTTATGTTCCTGCAAAGCGATGGCTGGTTTTAAAATGCGCTTTTGTCTCTCTtcaccttcttttttcccctcttcaaaCTTGTACTTTATGTTTGTTAATGAACTGCTACCGATATCATTCGCTAAGTAATCAATAACTTTTGACAAGCTATAATCCTTTTCCGACAtggttttagttttaatttGGACCTTCTCTGGAACAGATATAGGAGGGCTTGTCAAAGCTTGCTGTCTCGCTTCATCAATCTCCTCTGTACTGAACTCTACCCAGTCATCCTCAGACAGGTGTCCTTGATCACTTTTGGGTACTTTAGCCGACCCTTTACTTTCTAAACACACATCCTTTTTCAGAATCTCACTAACTTTTACTAAGTcctcttttactttctcaacAATTTTAAAGGGCTCTTCATCATCAATTCTACCCTCTTTTGGTATGTCAGGTTGGAACGGCTTGTCCTCTGCGACATCTGTCTGCAATATCGCAGTCATTCTTATCAGATCCTCTTTCATTTCAGCAACATCTTTCAGTATCTCCTGACTGGAGGATAAGGAAGATGGTGTGGACAGTTTGAGAGCAGAGGGTGCTAAAAACAAGGATGATTTTATTGGAGATGAAGTTCGAGTAAAGGTAGGCTGCGTGCGCGCCTCTGTAGTCAATGTTTTAATAGGTGACAGTAATGCAGCGGCTGATTTTGTAAGCGAAGACGACTCTGGGAGCTTCTTTAATGCTGGTTCAGACAAAACATTGACTACAGAATATACTGGCACTGTTATTGTTGATGAAGTTACTGATGAGGTAGTTGCAGATATTGACCCAAGGGCTGTGTACAAAGCACCTGCAGGAGGAGTTCTCATTGACTGGAAAGCTGATGGTGCTGAAGACACAAATGACCTGAGTGGAGAAAATGACATTGTTGTAGCTGTTGAAAACACTCTCTCAGCCGTGTCAGCAACTGCGTTAGCAGCACAAGTTGCAGaatgtgcagctgcagagatctTGTCTTGAAAAACACCTGCAGCTTTGGATCCATTTATTAAGTTGGCAGAGGATGGGTATTTCAGAGGTGACACAGACCCATTGAGCAATGGTACATCTGTGTGCCCAGCTACATGTTTTGCTGGCGACGAGAGAGACGAGGCCATCATGACTTTAGTGGATGAAACAGCATCAACTGCTGACTTAGCAGGTGACACCACTGACTTTAGAGGGGACGATAAAAGTGAGGATGCTGATGTGATGACCGATTTAAGCGGCAAGCTCGAAGAGTACATGTTAATGTTGGATTTGGGGGATGCTGGAGGCGTCATGGTTATGGATGATCTCTCCAAGAGAGATCCTGCTGTAGTCACTGGAGATGTCCGAGAGGGGAATGTGGTAGTGGAGGCCAGCCCTTTGAGACTGGCAGCTTCTGTGACTGCGGGAGCTCTGATGAAAGAGCCTGAAGTGACCTGCATGTTGTAGGGAGGCTGCGAGACCACAGTTTTTATTGGCGAAGAGATTGTCCGAAACGATCTAATCGGAGATGCTACATCACTAACAGATTTAACTGAAGACGTGGTAGAAGCTCCTAACGTGGATTTGATTGGAGAAGTAGAAGAAACAGACCATATTGATTTTAATGGGGAAGCTGTAGGAGTGTTAGAGGAAGAGCTTGATAAGGAAGTGAAGCCTGATTTGGTTTGCCCAGGCACTGTAATTGGAGCTGTTGTCCATGACTGATATGGCCGTGTTGAAAAGAATGGCTTGTATGAGTAAGTAGCAGGTAGGGATCTTGTTGCTCCTGCACTCCGTTCAACTGTTTCTTAAATtgttaaattaaaatcaaacataaaaatcaacaaaaatgGTTGAAAAACAGAGAGACCAGAGAAGAAAATTGGTCAGTAAACGTTGTAATATTACAAAAAGC
This region includes:
- the ANK3 gene encoding ankyrin-3 isoform X17, which encodes MAHAASQLKKNRDLEINAEEETEKKRKHRKRSRDRKKKSDTNASYLRAARAGNLEKALDYLKNGVDINISNQNGLNALHLASKEGHVEVVSELIQRGASVDAATKKGNTALHIASLAGQAEVVKVLVTNRANVNAQSQNGFTPLYMAAQENHLEVVKFLLDNGASQSLATEDGFTPLAVALQQGHDQVVSLLLENDTKGKVRLPALHIAARKDDTKAAALLLQNDHNADVESKMMVNRTTESGFTPLHIAAHYGNINVATLLLNRGAAVDFTARNDITPLHVASKRGNANMVKLLLDRGAKIDAKTRDGLTPLHCGARSGHEQVVEMLLDRGAPILSKTKNGLSPLHMATQGDHLNCVQLLIQHNVPVDDVTNDYLTALHVAAHCGHYKVAKVLLDKKANPNAKALNGFTPLHIACKKNRIKVMELLLKHGASIQAVTESGLTPIHVAAFMGHVNIVSQLMHHGASPNTTNVRGETALHMAARAGQTEVVRYLVQNGAQVEAKAKDDQTPLHISARLGKADIVQQLLQQGASPNAATTSGYTPLHLSAREGHEDVASVLLDHGASLSIITKKGFTPLHVAAKYGKIEVANLLLQKNASPDASGKSGLTPLHVAAHYDNQKVALLLLDQGASPHASAKNGYTPLHIAAKKNQMDIATTLLEYGADANAVTRQGIAPLHLASQDGHVDMVSLLLARSANVSLSNKSGLTPLHLAAQEDRVNVAEVLVNQGAAVDAQTKMGYTPLHVGCHYGNIKIVNFLLQHSAKVNAKTKNGYTPLHQAAQQGHTHIINVLLQHGAAPNELTVNGNTALAIAKRLGYISVVDTLKVVTEETMTTITVTEKHKMNVPETMNEVLDMSDDEVRKANAPEILSDAEYLSDVEEAGEDAMTGDTDKYLGPQDLKELGDDSLPAEGYMGFSLGARSASLRSFSSDRSYTLNRSSYARDSMMIEELLVPAKDQHLTFQREFDSDSLRHYSWAADTLDNVNLVSSPIHSGFLVSFMVDARGGSMRGSRHHGMRIIIPPRKCTAPTRITCRLVKRHKLASPPPMVEGEGLASRLVEMGPAGAQFLGKLHLPKSPPPLNEGESMVSRILQLGPQGTKFIGPVIVEIPHFGSMRGKERELIVLRSENGETWKEHQYDSKHEDLTEILNGMDEELDSAEELEKKRICRIVTKDFPQYFAVVSRIKQESNQIGPEGGVLSSTTVPRVQAAFPEGALTKRIRVGLQAQPVPEEIVKKILGNKATFSPIVTVEPRRRKFHKPITMTIPVPPPSGEGVTNGYKGDTTPSLRLLCSITGGTSPAQWEDITGTTPLTFSNDCVSFTTNVSARFWLADCHQVLETVGLATQLYRELICVPYMAKFVIFAKMNDPVESNLRCFCMTDDKVDKTLEQQENFEEVARSKDIEVLEGKPIYVDCYGNLAPLTKGGQQLVFNFYAFKENRLPFSIKVRDTSQEPCGRLSFLKEPKTTKGLPQTAVCNLNITLPAHKKETESDQDDETEKADRRQNFVSLALRKRYSYLTEPGMKTVERSAGATRSLPATYSYKPFFSTRPYQSWTTAPITVPGQTKSGFTSLSSSSSNTPTASPLKSIWSVSSTSPIKSTLGASTTSSVKSVSDVASPIRSFRTISSPIKTVVSQPPYNMQVTSGSFIRAPAVTEAASLKGLASTTTFPSRTSPVTTAGSLLERSSITMTPPASPKSNINMYSSSLPLKSVITSASSLLSSPLKSVVSPAKSAVDAVSSTKVMMASSLSSPAKHVAGHTDVPLLNGSVSPLKYPSSANLINGSKAAGVFQDKISAAAHSATCAANAVADTAERVFSTATTMSFSPLRSFVSSAPSAFQSMRTPPAGALYTALGSISATTSSVTSSTITVPVYSVVNVLSEPALKKLPESSSLTKSAAALLSPIKTLTTEARTQPTFTRTSSPIKSSLFLAPSALKLSTPSSLSSSQEILKDVAEMKEDLIRMTAILQTDVAEDKPFQPDIPKEGRIDDEEPFKIVEKVKEDLVKVSEILKKDVCLESKGSAKVPKSDQGHLSEDDWVEFSTEEIDEARQQALTSPPISVPEKVQIKTKTMSEKDYSLSKVIDYLANDIGSSSLTNIKYKFEEGKKEGEERQKRILKPAIALQEHKLKMPPASMRPSTSEKELCKIADSFFGTDTILESPDDFSQHDQDKSPLSDSGFETRSEKTPSAPQSAESTGPKPLFHDVPIPPVITETRTEVVHVIRSYEPSSEDIPEQKAEELPASKPSPTFMELEQKPSGSIKEKVKAFQMKASGSEEDDHKCVLGKGVRVKEETHITTTTRMVYHKPPCTESTSERIEETMSVHDIMKAFQSGRDPSKELAGLFEHKSSVTPDVSKSAETSPQHAEKDSKMKPKLERIIEVHIEQGNQAEPTEVIIRETKKHPEKEMYVYQKDLPRGDINLKELEKHDAFPCSDEQGQQEEEELTAEESLPSYLESSRVNTPVSQEEDSRPSSAQLMSDDSYKTLKLLSQHSVEYHDDELSELRGESYRFAEKMLLSEKLDVSHSDTEESVTDHALPLSVELQGTDKRCREKVATAPKKEIISKIYKDVSENGVGKMSKEDHYDKVTVLHYTGDVSSHKHAMWMRFTEDRLDRGREKLIYEDRVDRTVKEAEEKLTEVSQFFRDKTEKLNDELQSPEKKQHKKNGKEIHSSQSSASSSPEKVLLSELPSSGDDWSKVKQYAHDGKCFPKVDERKASSLPSSPEKRIYVQPAEDSKRTMEHKGSAQQTGVPETGFQLKQSKLSSIRLKFEQGISPRSKDVTQEEKKLDGQSKIPVKKLQESKLPVYQSYSREKHAKQIEVIDGSTALQKEVKIQEDLVPGKGKAVEDSRASDTQRTEMRKGVAECISEPRAKDLVYGSDSTAKGHWDKKIYRTWESPGTSNHKTQKEKLSHVLVPDTVKENHVDHAESKTDQKSEFITVTEHKVASNGIHSEEVKELTVKSPSKRVLYREFVVREGERNGEVADKVSKRKEEIAVSHIPVRIVEEKRAMLDGVYELSAKVSQSAVIQEKVERQIDYVEDEKVKHSEIRKVTKQQSSIGLSPPAEETELSPSKSPDSLECSPGKEFPSSDIADPGASDYLNKVAPLVSTEGVKEIKTLPVYVSFVQVGKQYEKEVQQGSIKKIVSQESKTVQETRGTFYTARQQKQPPSPQGSPEDDTLEQVSFIDSSGKSPLTPETPSSEEVSYEFTSKTPDSLIAYIPGKPSPIPEVSEESEEEAEAKTTSVKQAEVEEPQIDKTLPNLINKDSNKRPKGNRVAYIEFPPPPPLDADQGESEKKPHYSTESEMEMTEVNLQDEHDKCQLAEPVIRVQPPSPVPPGADVSDSSDDESLYQPVPLKKYTFKLKELEDDHKETSKPKAPEKIEKQKELGHPTSGKPNEFDNGVDSPQNDVVQNGSNNDQSVTECSIATTAEFSHDTDATEIDSLDGYDLQDEDDGLTESDSKLAGPAVETKKDVWTTEGILKQTDRCFSQSKLEVIEEEGKVGPEEDKTPSKGPSSDKAGDKSDKKSGAQFFSLEGRHPDRTVFPDSYFSYKVDEEFATPFKTVATKSLDFDPWSNNRGDDEVFETKSREDEAKPFGLAVEDRSQATTPDTTPARTPTDESTPTSEPNPFPFHEGKMFEMTRSGAIDMSKRDFVEERLQFFQIGPQSPCERTDIRMAIVADHLGLSWTELARELNFSVDEINQIRVENPNSLIAQSFMLLKKWVTRDGKNATTDALTSVLTKINRIDIVTLLEGPIFDYGNISGTRSFADENNVFHDPIDGWQPDSSSVSEAPTSGRRIGGSLLDRLDESSDQCRDSVTSYVKGEAGKPETNGSLSESTSEAKTKSYIQEALNDVGKHSDKETLKTKSQISTGTDEQTLSSAAYQKSLEETSKPTTEGSKTSVPVSVKKMGWSTSEDGKPRTSIQEEEGAVMSEQKGEEAKNIPGESVTEEQFTDEEGNVITRKITRKVVRRVVIPHERKVGEMQGEAYKVKTKKEVRHVEKKSYS